The Anopheles coluzzii chromosome 2, AcolN3, whole genome shotgun sequence genome window below encodes:
- the LOC125906544 gene encoding eggshell protein 2A-like isoform X2 produces the protein MKATLFFLVVVLCAVALAAPQSEQKRGGKGKSEVQGKGKGNRQGESGSMEDGQQGASSEESQGGKGGKGGKGGKGGKGGMDREMEGSSRRMESPKGKGKQEQQKEHGKGRENGKGKKN, from the coding sequence ATGAAGGCTACTCTGTTCTTCCTGGTCGTCGTCCTGTGCGCAGTGGCTCTGGCTGCTCCACAATCCGAACAGAAGCGGGGTGGAAAGGGAAAGTCCGAAGTACAGGGCAAGGGCAAGGGCAATCGACAGGGCGAGTCGGGATCGATGGAGGACGGACAGCAGGGTGCTAGCTCGGAGGAGAGCCAAGGTGGAAAGGGCGGAAAGGGCGGAAAGGGTGGCAAGGGAGGAAAGGGCGGTATGGATCGTGAGATGGAAGGATCGTCGCGTCGCATGGAGAGCCcgaaaggaaagggaaagcaggagcagcagaagGAACACGGCAAGGGCCGTGAAAATGGCAAGGGCAAGAAGAACTAA
- the LOC125906544 gene encoding eggshell protein 2A-like isoform X1, whose translation MKATLFFLVVVLCAVALAAPQSEQKRGGKGKSEVQGKGKGNRQDESGSMEDGQQGGSSEESQGGKGGKGGKGGKGGKGGKGGMDREMEGSSRRMESPKGKGKQEQQKEHGKGRENGKGKKN comes from the coding sequence ATGAAGGCTACTCTGTTCTTCCTGGTCGTCGTCCTGTGCGCAGTGGCTCTGGCTGCTCCACAATCCGAACAGAAGCGGGGTGGAAAGGGAAAGTCCGAAGTACAGGGCAAGGGCAAGGGCAACAGACAGGACGAGTCGGGATCGATGGAGGATGGACAACAGGGTGGTAGCTCGGAGGAGAGCCAAGGTGGAAAGGGCGGAAAGGGTGGCAAGGGAGGAAAGGGTGGCAAGGGAGGAAAGGGCGGTATGGATCGTGAGATGGAAGGATCGTCGCGTCGCATGGAGAGCCcgaaaggaaagggaaagcaggagcagcagaagGAACACGGCAAGGGCCGTGAAAATGGCAAGGGCAAGAAGAACTAA
- the LOC120948098 gene encoding lateral signaling target protein 2 homolog — MDTMNPVDERLPKLEFTLSTDEENALTLYEELEQTDINPTNLNVNCCCGLLRTSPFHQPKSTTSSPTGRRQLDDAQSVHHRHHHHHHQQQQQHSEDTDPNVHVSTSDEDYRCDNTLSDRWRDSVTRRNERYRTFGLLESSILNSFQLQNFRRKTPSVFDSSSSSGQTSCSSTASSMIDDISDKIEEIGKLDTNIHSLMYKSVELHNDILSLEATTNRLIADAKKLSDDLDDVRFLDELIAILNGDIGPVIHREWPYKIDTDAPIEEGTPVT, encoded by the exons ATGAACCCCGTGGACGAACGGCTACCAAAGCTAGAGTTTACGCTTTCTACGGACGAAGAAAATGCGCTCACCCTGTACGAGGAGCTCGAGCAGACGGACATCAACCCGACCAACCTCAACGtcaactgctgctgcggtcTGTTGCGCACCTCGCCCTTCCACCAGCCAAAATCTACCACCTCCAGCCCTACCGGCCGGCGCCAGCTAGACGATGCACAAAGCGTacatcatcgccatcaccatcatcaccaccagcagcaacagcagcattcCGAGGACACCGATCCGAACGTTCACGTTTCGACCAGCGACGAGGACTACCGGTGCGACAACACACTGTCCGACAGATGGCGGGACAGCGTGACGCGTCGCAACGAGCGGTACCGCACGTTCGGGCTGCTCGAGTCTAGCATACTGAACAGCTTCCAGCTGCAAAACTTTCGCCGCAAGACGCCCAGCGTGTTCGACTCGTCCAGCTCCTCGGGGCAGACGAGCTGCAGCTCGACCGCATCGAGCATGATCGACGACATATCGGACAAGATCGAGGAGATCGGCAAGCTCGACACGAACATCCACTCGCTCATGTACAAATCGGTCGAGCTGCATAATGACATACTG TCCTTGGAAGCGACTACTAACCGCCTCATTGCCGACGCGAAGAAACTCTCAGACGATCTGGACGATGTACGATTCCTGGACGAGCTGATCGCCATCCTGAACGGCGACATCGGTCCGGTGATACATCGCGAATGGCCCTACAAAATCGACACCGACGCACCGATCGAAGAAGGCACCCCGGTCACCTAA